One window from the genome of Prinia subflava isolate CZ2003 ecotype Zambia chromosome 2, Cam_Psub_1.2, whole genome shotgun sequence encodes:
- the TXLNB gene encoding beta-taxilin — protein sequence MENDQSPTSPGQDIQGQSGDKSAPGLPSPAAAPTEQPSTWPEAAVCDISEELSRQLEDIIKTYGSATSLMEKENTAAGTDRPEKGEPGSLEDAEYEDANEESEKEKLAPGDTSKAKEPSGNKEQKLEKKILKGLGKEATLLMQSLNKLNTPEEKLDLLFKKYAELLEEHRAEQKKLKYLQKRQAQITKEKDQLQSEHSRAILARSKLESLCRELQRHNKNLKEETIQRAREEDEKRKEITNHFQGTLSEIQAQIEQQSERNMKLCQENTELAEKLKSIIDQYELREEHLDKIFKHRELQQKLVDAKLEQSQEMMKEAEERHQKEKEYLLNQAAEWKLQAKMLKEQETVLQAQITLYSERFEEFQKTLAKSNEVFATFKQEMEKMTKKMKKLEKDTATWKSRFENCNRALLDMIEEKAMRSKEYECFMLKIQRLENLCRALQEERNELYKKIKQAQFPEEVNGNGILEEEEDEEDDSAMTPSSSEQASDELYESDKRMLKQLAEAFRVSHKAEETLPSNSSNPETCDTQTCNATLVPEPPAPLIPHSEAGNHCEQPSMSTPTPTEHTPAPTESVAVPTENVSKPTESTPSLPDRVPTPTESVPMPPECVLVPTGNMPIPTESMPASPKNVPTPTQNTPISLGNAPVPVQCPPKAAEQEGDPADRSAQGQCVEQRGDTDMEAVD from the exons ATGGAGAATGACCAGTCTCCCACCTCACCTGGGCAGGACATCCAGGGGCAGAGTGGGGACAAATCTGCCCCTGGCCTGCCgtcccctgctgcagcccccacgGAGCAGCCAAGCACCTGGCCCGAGGCAGCCGTGTGCGACATCTCAGAGGAGCTGAGCCGGCAGCTGGAGGACATCATAAAAACCTACGGGTCTGCCACGAGCCtgatggagaaggaaaacactgcTGCAGGAACCGACAGGCCTGAGAAGGGAGAGCCAGGCAGCCTGGAGGATGCAGAGTATGAGGATGCAAATGAAGAGAGTGAGAAAGAGAAGCTGGCTCCTGGGGATACTTCCAAAGCAAAGGAACCCAGCGGCAACAAGGagcagaagctggagaagaaaatcCTGAAGGGATTAG GAAAAGAAGCCACCCTACTGATGCAAAGTCTGAATAAGTTGAATACTCCAGAAGAGAAGCTGGACCTGTTGTTTAAGAAGTATGCTGAGCTG CTTGAAGAGCATCGTGCTGAGCAGAAAAAGCTGAAGTATCTCCAGAAGAGACAGGCCCAGATCACCAAGGAGAAGGACCAGCTGCAGAGTGAGCACAGCCGAGCCATCCTGGCCCGCAGCAAGCTCGAGAGCCTGTGCAGAGAGCTCCAGAGGCACAACAAGAACCTCAAG GAGGAAACAATCCAGCGGGCACGGGAGGAAGatgagaagaggaaagaaataacTAATCACTTCCAGGGCACACTGAGTGAGATCCAGGCTCAGATCGAGCAGCAAAGTGAGAGGAAcatgaagctgtgccaggagaacACGGAGCTGGCGGAGAAGCTGAAGAGCATCATTGACCAGTACGAGCTGCGGGAGGAG caccttgataaaatatttaagcacAGAGAACTTCAACAGAAACTGGTGGATGCCAAGTTGGAACAGTCTCAGGAAATGATGAAGGAAGCTGAGGAGCGAcaccagaaagaaaaggaatat CTCCTGAACCAAGCTGCAGAATGGAAGCTCCAGGCCAAAATGTTAAAGGAGCAAGAGACTGTCCTACAGGCACAG ATCACTCTCTACTCTGAAAGGTTTgaagaatttcagaaaacattgGCCAAGAGCAATGAAGTGTTTGCCACATTCAAACAGGAGATGGAAAAA ATGacaaagaagatgaagaagttGGAAAAGGATACTGCTACATGGAAATCCAGGTTTGAGAACTGTAACAGAGCATTACTGGACATGATTGAAGAG AAAGCCATGAGGTCCAAGGAATATGAGTGCTTCATGCTGAAAATCCAGAGACTAGAGAACCTTTGCCGTGCTCTGCAGGAAGAGAGGAATGAACtgtacaaaaaaataaagcaagcacAGTTCCCAGAAGAGGTGAATGGAAATGGCATcttagaagaagaagaagatgaagaagatgaTAGTGCAATGACCCCTTCCTCCTCTGAGCAGGCGAGCGATGAGCTGTATGAAAGTGACAAGAGGATGCTGAAGCAGCTGGCTGAAGCTTTCAGGGTGTCCCACAAGGCAGAGGAGACCCTCCCAAGCAACAGCAGCAATCCAGAGACCTGTGACACTCAAACGTGTAATGCGACCCTGGTGCCAGaaccccctgctcccctcattCCACATTCAGAGGCTGGGAATCACTGTGAGCAGCCCAGCATGAGCACACCAACACCCACTGAACACACACCAGCACCCACTGAAAGTGTGGCAGTGCCCACTGAGAATGTGTCAAAGCCCACCGAGAGCACGCCCTCGCTTCCAGACAGGGTGCCAACACCCACAGAAAGTGTGCCAATGCCTCCCGAGTGTGTGCTTGTACCCACTGGGAATATGCCGATACCCACTGAAAGCATGCCAGCAAGCCCCAAAAATGTGCCAACACCCACACAAAACACACCCATTTCCCTTGGGAATGCACCAGTACCCGTGCAGTGTCCACCAAAAGCTGCAGAACAGGAAGGTGACCCAGCAGATAGATCTGCCCAGGGTCAGTGTGTGGAGCAAAGAGGGGACACAGACATGGAAGCAGTGGATTGA